In the Sphingobium sp. CAP-1 genome, GATGTTGAGGATCAGATCGTCGCTTGCCGTGCCGGTCGCCAGCGCCTCCCGCACGGCGGCCTCGACGAGTTCCAGACCGTCGGTCAGCACGGCCGCCAGCACGCGCACGAACCGCCGATCGGCATCATCGCCGTTGCCCAGCTTGCGCCGCAACCGGGCTAAGGCCGGCGGCAGTTCCCAGTCTTGGAAGGGGGCGCCGTTGCGCAAAGCGCCGGGCTTGCGGGCCAGCACCGGCAGATAGTGCCAGGGATCATAGATGGTGCGGTTCCGCCCGAAGAAGCGGGGATGCTCGGCAACGACCTCATCATCGCATCGCACGATGATGCGGTCGGCATAAGCCCGGACCTGCACCGTGCGCCGTGCGACCGTCGAGAGGACCGAGTATCGGTTGCGATCGAAGCTGATCAGGCAGGTGCCCGACACGCCATGCTCGCTCTCGTTGAAGCCGTCGAACGGCCCCAACATCGACTGCAATGCAGGGCGTTCCATCTCCAGCATCTGCCCCACGGTCTGTTCGCCCTGCTCAGGATGCGCCTGTCGTTCGGCCCAGCGCCGGCACTCGGCCTCTAGCCAGCCGTTGAGCTCCTCGAGGCTGGCGAACCGCAGACGAGGCTGGAAGAAGCGCCCTCGGATCGTCTGCACCTGGTTCTCGACCTGGCCCTTCTCCCATCCCGCCGCCGGCGAGCAGGCCGTGGGCTCGACCATATAATGGTCGGCCATGATCAGGAACCGCCGGTTGAACACCCGCTCCTTGCCGGTGAACACGCTTGTCACCGCCGTCTTCATATTATCGTAGATGCCGCGCTTGGGCACGCCGCCGAAAAAGGCAAAGGCGCGCGCATGCGCATCAAACAGCATCTCCTGGCTCTCGCGCGGATAGGCCCGGACATACACCGCCCGCGATGCGCACAGCCGCATGTGCGCGACCTTCACCCGCATCGGCTTGCCGTCGATCTCGACATCTTCGTGGCTCCAGTCGAACTGGTAGGCCTCGCCGGGCTGGAACAGCATCGGAATAAAGGCCGTCGTCCCGTCGCCGGAATCCCTGCGCCGCTCGACCTTCCACCGTGCCGCATAGCGGCGCACAGCATCGTAAGAGCCCTCGAAACCCTCCCGCACCAGGAGGTCGTGGATACGGGTCATCCGAAGCCGGTCACGCCGGCCCCGTAACTCGTTCTCTTCCAACAGCACATCCAGACGTTCCTGAAACGGACCGATCCGCGGCAGCGGCTGAACCTTGCGTCGATAATCAAATGCGCCTTCCGGCGCTCGGATCGCCTTGCGGATCACCTTCCGCGACACATGCAGATCACGCGCGATCGCCTTGATCGCCTTCCCGCCGGCGAACTCTCGCCGGATCCGAACCACTGTCTCCAAAACCAACATCCCGATCTCGCCGCCTGAACATCCAGACGACTGTTTAAGCTATCGAAATGAGGGGTCCCTTTTAGACGCCGATCACCCCGCTAACGGGGTCCTTTTTGCACGCCGATTCACAACATCGAATGAGGATCTTGCCCGTCGCTTCGTTGCGGAGTGTCGCCGCACCCGCACGATCCTTCCCGGCTCCTCGACGATCGAGCGCCTTTGCGCCGATGCGCTGGTTGAGGCCGAGCGCCGGATCGAGGATCTTATCGCCCATCGCATCACGCCAACCCTGAGCGAGAATTTGGCTCACCTGTTGGAGGATACGGTGGATGGTCGCGTCACGCGCTTCGTATGGCTGCGACAGTTCGAGGTTGGCGCAAATTCAGCAGCCGCTAACCGGCTGATGGATCGACTGGAATATCTTCAAAGGTTCGATCTTCCGGCGGATTTGCTGGACGGCGTGCCGGCGCATCGTGTGACCCGGCTTCGCCGGCAGGGCGAGCGCTATTATGCCGACGGCATGCGTGATCTGCCCGAAGACAGGCGGCTTGCGATCCTCGCTGTCTGCACCCTGGAATGGCGGTCATCGCTGGCCGATGTCATCGTGGAGACCCACGATGACATCGTAGGCCGTCTCTATCGGGCCTCCGAACGCCTTTGCAACACCAGGATCGCCGACGAAAAGGCGGCCGTTCGGGACACGCTGAAGTCCTTTGCCGAAATCGGTGGTGCTTTGCTTGGAGCGCAGGACGATGGCACGGCCCTGGACGGGATAATCGCCACCGGGCCTGGCTGGGAACGGTTCAGAACCCTTGTCGCCACGGCCTCCGCGCTGACCAACGTGCTCGCGGCCGACCCGCTCAGCCGTGTGCTGGACGGCTATCACCGTTTCCGCCTCTACGCGCCCAGGATGCTGCGCCTGCTCGACATGCAGGCGGCGCCGATCGCCACGCCTCTTCTGGCGGCCGTTGCGATGCTGCGTAACGGGATCAAGGTCGATCCGCCGGTGGATTTTCTACGTCCCAACTCGAAATGGCATCGTCATCTTTGCGCTGAGCCCAGCGGCGACCACCGGCTTTGGGAAATCGCGGTGCTGTTCCACATCCGCGACGCCTTCCGGTCCGGTGACATATGGTTGGCGGGATCGCGCCGCTATGGCGACCTCAAGCAGCTTCTGGTCCCGCCACAGGCGATAGAGCAGACCGCGCGGCTCGCCGTGCCGCTGCGACCCGGCGAATGGCTGGCCGAGCGCAGGGCTCGACTGGATACACGGCTGAAGGAGTTTGGCCGCGCGGCGCGAACCGGCACGATCCCAGGCGGCATCATCGAGAACGGCAAGCTGCACATCGACAAGCTGAGGGCCGACACGCCCGAAGGGGCCGAGGATCTCGTGCTCGATCTCTATCAACAGCTCCCGCCCGCGAGGATCACCGATCTGTTGCTGGAAGTCGATGAGCGAACCGGATTTTCCGAGGCGTTCACGCATCTGCGCACCGGCGCGCCCTGCAGCGACCGGATCGGCCTGATGAACGTGTTGCTGGCGGAAGGCGTCAATCTCGGTTTGCGCAAGATGGCGGCGGCGACCAACACGCACAGCTTCTGGGAATTGCTGCGGATCGCGCGCTGGCATGTCGAAGGCAGCGCCTATGATCGGGCGCTCGCCATGATCGTGGAGGCCCACGCCGCCCTGCCCATGGCCGCCTTCTGGGGACAAGGGCAATCGGCATCCAGCGACGGGCAGTTCTTCCTTGCTACCGAGCAGGGCGAGGCGATGAATCTGATCAACGCGAAATATGGCAACGTCCCGGGCCTCAAGGGATACAGCCATGTGTCCGATCAATATGCGCCGTTCGCAACCCAGGTGATCCCGGCAACGGTCAGCGAGGCTCCCTATATCCTGGACGGGCTGCTCATGAATGACGCGGGCCGCCGCGTTCGCCAGCATTTTGCCGACACGGGCGGCTTCACCGATCATGTGTTCGCCGCCTGCGCCTTGCTCGGCTACAGGTTCGCCCCCCGTATCCGCGATCTCCCTCAGAAAAGACTCTATGCCTTCACGCCCAACGCGACGCCGGCCAATGTGCGAGCGCTGGTCGGAGGTAAGATCAATGAACCGCTCATCGAGCGCAACTGGCCCGACATCCTGCGCATCATGGCGACGATCGCAGCGGGGATCGTCGCCCCCAGCCAGATTCTTCGCAAGCTCGCCTCTTACCCGCGCCAGAATGAGCTGGCCCTCGCATTGCGAGAGGTGGGCCGCATCGAGCGAACCCTGTTCATGATCGACTGGATTCTTGATGCCGGCCTCCAGCGCCAGGCTCAGATCGGCCTCAACAAGGGTGAGGCCCACCACGCCCTAAAGCGCGCCATCAGCTTCCACCGCCGAGGTGAAATCCGGGATCGATCCGGCGAAGGCCAGCACTATCGCATCGCCGGAATGAACCTGCTCGCCGCCATCATCATATTCTGGAACACCATGAAGCTCGGCGAGGTCGTCAATACCCGGGCCGCCAGCGGTACCCATATCGCGCCTGATCTACTCGCCCACGTCTCGCCGTTGGGATGGGAACACATCAATCTAACCGGGGAATATCGCTGGCCCAAATCCTTAGCGTAGGATTCCGCCCCCTCCCGCAAACGCCCCCTACGATTGAGAAGCGCGGCGGAATCTCTTAGATTGATCGCTGGAGGCTTTGTTCGCGGAGACGCGCACATTGCCTTCTTTTCGTTTTAGGAAGCGCTGCCCTAAGCGACAGAAGCCAGAGCTTTGACAATGCGGCATTCCGCGATGGAGCCGACCATGTATCTTGATCCTATCGGTGCAGACACGCGATGATGGCGGTCACGACGGCGGTGGTTTCCGCGACGTCGCGCACCCTCACTGTGTCGAGGCCGATTTCAGCAGCGGGATAGTCATTCCCACCGGGGAATATCGCATCCCCAATGAACAGCATCCCGTCGAGCGGGACACCGCTCTCGGCACTCAGGCGCTTCAGGCCATAGCCCTTGTCGATCCCTGCTCTGGTCACGTCGATCGATGTCGTGCCACCGAGATTGATCGAGAGCTCCGGCAGCTTCGCGCGCAACGTGGCCTGCAACGCGGTCCTCTTCTTTCGGTCAGGATCCCACGCTTCCTTTTCCTTCAGCGGCGCTGCCTGCCCCAGGCCCGAAAAGGTGATCTGGCTGCCCCGGTCCTCGATCCGTTCGCCCCAGATACGTTCGTCGGCGAGACCGGCATCGGTCAGCGCCTGATCGAAGGCCGTGCGGATCTTCGCCTTCTCCGCGTCGTCGAACAGTTCGGCATAGACCGCGCGCCAAGCGCCATTGATGAACCGATAGAGTTTCGTGCCTGTGGTCGGCATCAACCAGAGACGGTCGAGCGCGACGCCGGCAGGAAGGCGCGAGGCGATCTGCTTTTCGAACTGCGGCCAGTCCCCGCCCGAGATCACCGCCACATCCGTGATGGCGAGCAATCGGGCGAGGATTGCGGCCATATCCTCCGATAACGGCCGCTTGCTCTCGGCAAGCGTGCCGTCGAGGTCGAAGGCGATCAGCCACTTCATGCCGCCTTCCCTGCCGGATCGCGGTAGGCGAGCAGCCTGAGCGCATTGATGACGACGAGCAGCGTCGATCCCTCATGAACCGCCACCGCTGGCCCAATGCCGAGGCCGAGGATGGTAGCAGGCACCAGGAAGGCGACGACACCCAGGCTGACGAAGACGTTCTGCCGGATGATTCCACGGGTATGGCGGCTAAGACCGACTGCGAATGGCAGGTGCGCCAGATCGTCGGCCATCAGCGCCACGTCGGCTGTCTCCAGCGCAACGTCCGACCCCGCCGCGCCCATCGCGATGCCGACCGTGGCGCTTGCCATCGCCGGCGCATCGTTCACGCCGTCGCCCACCATCGCGACCTTGTCTTCGCCGGCGAGCTTCTTGATCGCGGCAACCTTGTCTTCGGGCATGAGGTCGCCCCACGCTTCGTCGATCCCGACTTCGTCGGCGATCGCTTCGGCGACTTTCTGGTGATCGCCGGAGATCATTATCATCCGCGACACGCCCATCTCGTGCAGCCGACGCAACGCGGTCTTGGCAGCTTCGCGAGGCGTGTCCATCAGGCCGATCGCGCCCAGGTCGCGGTCCCCCTTGCGGACCACCATTGTCGTGCGGCCGTTCTCGCGCAGCTTCGCGATTGCGTCCTGCGCGCCCTGCCCCAGCGCCGGAATGCCCTCACTTCCGAACATCTCGGCCTTGCCGATCCACACCGTCTCGCCATCCACGCTCGCGGTGACGCCCCGACCGGTCAGGCTCTTGAGGTCGCCGGCAGTCGGCACGGCACGATCGTTCAGACGTTCGCGGCCGTCCTTGACGATCGCTTGGGCCAGGGGATGGTCGCTCAACGCTTCGACGGCGACAGCCAGCGCCAGCAACTCGCCTTCATCGGCGCCATCGACGGGCACGACATCAGTGATGCGCGGACGACCTTCGGTCAGCGTGCCCGTCTTGTCGAAAGCGATCGCTTTGAGCGACCCGAGGTTTTCGAGCGGTGCACCGCCCTTCACGAGCACGCCGCCCCGCGCTGCACGGGCAACGCCCGACAGGACCGCGCTCGGCGTTGCGATCGCGAGCGCGCACGGGCTTGCCGCCACCAGCACCGCCATCGCGCGATAGAAGCTGTCGCGGAACGGCTCGTCGACGACCACCCATGCGAACAGCAGGAGCACTGACAGGACCAGGACGGCGGGCACGAAGATCCGTTCGAACCGGTCGGTGAAGCGCTGCGTCGGCGACTTCTGCGTCTCCGCTTCGCTCACCATCTTCACG is a window encoding:
- a CDS encoding HAD-IIB family hydrolase, coding for MKWLIAFDLDGTLAESKRPLSEDMAAILARLLAITDVAVISGGDWPQFEKQIASRLPAGVALDRLWLMPTTGTKLYRFINGAWRAVYAELFDDAEKAKIRTAFDQALTDAGLADERIWGERIEDRGSQITFSGLGQAAPLKEKEAWDPDRKKRTALQATLRAKLPELSINLGGTTSIDVTRAGIDKGYGLKRLSAESGVPLDGMLFIGDAIFPGGNDYPAAEIGLDTVRVRDVAETTAVVTAIIACLHR
- a CDS encoding heavy metal translocating P-type ATPase, producing MNDKLELDIPVLLPDLPDAADACLDRLVSTLSKREGVERAHVICLDGNTPAALCIHFDAAKLPLPRLREMVRAAGAEITERYGHAIWQVTGINHERRARTVSDALCALPGVVQASASTSGSVRVEYDRRETTEEEVRAALRKLKVRVGKRVAADEHAGHDHGPGGHGAGEEKHGPGDGHDHSHAEFLGPNTELIFALACGALLGIGYAIERLVAGAPEWLPTACYIAAYFFGGFFTLREAIDNLRMKKFEIDTLMLVAAAGAAALGAWAEGALLLFLFSLGHALEHYAMGRAKKAIEALAKLAPETATVRRGGQTSEIPVEQMVVGDIAIVRPNERLPADGFVIKGTSAINQAPVTGESIPVDKVPVADAAAARAKPDAVDAESRVFAGTINGGGAIEIEVTRRSNESALAKVVKMVSEAETQKSPTQRFTDRFERIFVPAVLVLSVLLLFAWVVVDEPFRDSFYRAMAVLVAASPCALAIATPSAVLSGVARAARGGVLVKGGAPLENLGSLKAIAFDKTGTLTEGRPRITDVVPVDGADEGELLALAVAVEALSDHPLAQAIVKDGRERLNDRAVPTAGDLKSLTGRGVTASVDGETVWIGKAEMFGSEGIPALGQGAQDAIAKLRENGRTTMVVRKGDRDLGAIGLMDTPREAAKTALRRLHEMGVSRMIMISGDHQKVAEAIADEVGIDEAWGDLMPEDKVAAIKKLAGEDKVAMVGDGVNDAPAMASATVGIAMGAAGSDVALETADVALMADDLAHLPFAVGLSRHTRGIIRQNVFVSLGVVAFLVPATILGLGIGPAVAVHEGSTLLVVINALRLLAYRDPAGKAA
- the istA gene encoding IS21 family transposase — translated: MLVLETVVRIRREFAGGKAIKAIARDLHVSRKVIRKAIRAPEGAFDYRRKVQPLPRIGPFQERLDVLLEENELRGRRDRLRMTRIHDLLVREGFEGSYDAVRRYAARWKVERRRDSGDGTTAFIPMLFQPGEAYQFDWSHEDVEIDGKPMRVKVAHMRLCASRAVYVRAYPRESQEMLFDAHARAFAFFGGVPKRGIYDNMKTAVTSVFTGKERVFNRRFLIMADHYMVEPTACSPAAGWEKGQVENQVQTIRGRFFQPRLRFASLEELNGWLEAECRRWAERQAHPEQGEQTVGQMLEMERPALQSMLGPFDGFNESEHGVSGTCLISFDRNRYSVLSTVARRTVQVRAYADRIIVRCDDEVVAEHPRFFGRNRTIYDPWHYLPVLARKPGALRNGAPFQDWELPPALARLRRKLGNGDDADRRFVRVLAAVLTDGLELVEAAVREALATGTASDDLILNILARRREPPRPLTIVTSEDNALRHPPIADCARYDQLRNFHAAA